In Mycolicibacterium alvei, a single window of DNA contains:
- a CDS encoding LLM class flavin-dependent oxidoreductase — protein sequence MSPLNFGVFITPFHPVGQSPTTALQYDMDRVEALDRLGYDEAWFGEHHSGGYELIACPEVFIAAAAERTRHIRLGTGVVSLPYHHPLMVADRWVLLDHLTRGRVMFGTGPGALPSDAYMMGIDPVDQRPMMQESLEAILALFRAAPGERINRKTDWFTLRDAALHIRPYTWPYPEISTAAMVSPSGPRLAGTLGTSLLSLSMSVPGGYAALETTWDTVREQAAKSDRPEPDRANWRVLGVIHLADTREQAIEDCTYGLQDFANYFGAAGFVPLSDKTEDTGTPYEFVENYASKGNCCIGTTDDAIAYIQDLLDRSGGFGTFLLLGHDWAPPAATFHSYELFAREVIPHFKGQLTAARASHEWAKGMRDQLLGRAGQAIVNAITEAVTEDTAEGKA from the coding sequence ATGAGTCCGTTGAATTTCGGTGTTTTCATCACGCCGTTTCACCCGGTCGGCCAATCCCCGACCACCGCACTGCAATACGACATGGACCGGGTAGAGGCGCTGGACCGGCTCGGTTACGACGAGGCCTGGTTCGGCGAACATCATTCCGGCGGTTACGAACTCATCGCCTGCCCCGAGGTGTTCATCGCCGCCGCGGCCGAGCGGACCAGACACATTCGACTGGGCACCGGCGTGGTGTCGCTGCCGTATCACCACCCGCTCATGGTGGCCGACCGTTGGGTGTTGCTCGACCATCTCACCCGCGGCCGGGTGATGTTCGGAACCGGGCCGGGTGCGCTGCCGTCGGACGCCTACATGATGGGTATCGACCCGGTGGACCAACGGCCGATGATGCAGGAGTCCCTCGAAGCGATCCTGGCGTTGTTCCGGGCCGCACCCGGCGAGCGGATCAACCGCAAGACCGACTGGTTCACCCTGCGCGACGCTGCGCTGCACATCCGCCCCTACACCTGGCCCTATCCGGAAATCTCCACCGCAGCAATGGTTTCCCCGTCCGGACCGAGACTGGCCGGAACCTTGGGCACGTCACTGCTGTCGCTGTCGATGTCGGTCCCCGGTGGCTACGCAGCCCTGGAAACCACCTGGGACACCGTGCGCGAACAGGCCGCCAAGTCCGACCGACCCGAACCGGACCGGGCCAACTGGCGGGTGCTGGGCGTCATCCACCTCGCCGATACCCGCGAGCAGGCCATCGAGGACTGTACCTACGGCCTGCAGGACTTCGCCAACTACTTCGGTGCAGCCGGATTCGTCCCGCTCTCGGACAAGACCGAGGACACCGGGACGCCATATGAGTTCGTGGAAAACTATGCCTCCAAAGGCAATTGCTGCATCGGCACCACCGACGACGCGATCGCCTACATCCAGGACCTGCTGGACCGCTCCGGCGGGTTCGGCACCTTCCTGCTCCTCGGCCACGACTGGGCACCACCGGCGGCCACCTTCCATTCTTACGAACTGTTCGCCCGTGAGGTGATCCCGCACTTCAAAGGTCAACTCACCGCTGCGCGGGCATCGCACGAGTGGGCCAAGGGCATGCGGGATCAACTGCTGGGGCGCGCCGGGCAGGCCATCGTCAATGCGATCACCGAAGCAGTCACCGAGGACACCGCCGAGGGGAAGGCATGA
- the folE gene encoding GTP cyclohydrolase I FolE, whose protein sequence is MSQSLREHHNNTDTATRVFDQPRAEAAVRELLIAIGEDPDRQGLLDTPARVARAYKELMAGLYTDPDAVLNTTFDEGHDELVLVKQIPMYSTCEHHLVSFHGVAHVGYIPGVDGRVTGLSKIARLVDLYSKRPQVQERLTAQIADALMRKLDPRGAIVVIEAEHLCMAMRGVRKPGAVTTTSAVRGQFKTDKASRAEALELILRK, encoded by the coding sequence ATGTCGCAGTCGCTGCGCGAGCATCACAACAACACCGATACGGCCACGCGGGTGTTCGACCAACCGCGTGCCGAGGCGGCCGTGCGTGAGCTGCTTATCGCCATCGGTGAGGACCCCGATCGTCAGGGTCTGCTGGATACCCCGGCCCGCGTGGCGCGTGCGTACAAAGAGCTGATGGCCGGTCTCTACACGGACCCGGACGCAGTGCTCAACACCACCTTTGACGAGGGACACGACGAGCTCGTGCTGGTCAAGCAGATCCCGATGTACTCCACCTGCGAGCACCACCTGGTGTCGTTCCACGGGGTGGCGCACGTCGGATACATCCCCGGTGTGGACGGCCGGGTGACCGGTCTATCGAAGATCGCCCGACTGGTCGACCTGTACTCCAAGCGCCCGCAGGTGCAGGAACGCCTGACCGCCCAGATCGCCGATGCGCTGATGCGCAAGCTCGATCCGCGCGGAGCCATCGTGGTGATCGAGGCCGAGCACCTGTGCATGGCCATGCGTGGCGTCCGGAAGCCGGGCGCGGTCACCACCACCTCAGCGGTGCGGGGACAGTTCAAGACCGACAAGGCATCCCGGGCCGAGGCGCTGGAACTTATCCTGCGGAAGTGA
- the ftsH gene encoding ATP-dependent zinc metalloprotease FtsH: MNRKNVIRTLTVIAVVLLLGWSFFYFSDDTRGYKPVDTSVAVAQINADNVNSAQIDDREQQLRLDLKSGKDETENSDKVITKYPTGYAVKLVDQLDAKHVKFGTTVNQGSFLGSMLIYMLPLLLLVGLFVMFSRMQGGGRMGFGFGKSKAKQLGKDMPKTTFADVAGVDEAVEELYEIKDFLQNPSRYQALGAKIPKGVLLYGPPGTGKTLLARAVAGEAGVPFFTISGSDFVEMFVGVGASRVRDMFEQAKANSPCIIFVDEIDAVGRQRGAGMGGGHDEREQTLNQLLVEMDGFGDRQGVILIAATNRPDILDPALLRPGRFDRQIPVSNPDLAGRRAVLKVHSAGKPIAPDADLDGLAKRTVGMSGADLANVINESALLTARENGTVITGAALEEAVDRVVGGPRRKGRIISEQEKKITAYHEGGHTLAAWAMPDIEPIYKVTILARGRTGGHAVAVPEDDKGLMTRSEMIARLVFAMGGRAAEELVFREPTTGAVSDIEQATKIARAMVTEYGMSTKLGAVRYGTEHGDPFLGRTMGTQADFGHEVARDIDDEVRKLIEAAHTEAWEILTEYRDVLDTLAGELLEKETLHRVELEAIFGDVKKRPRLTVFDDFGGRVPSDKPPIKTPGEIAIERGEPWPPPVPEPAFKAAIAAASREAEAANETNAAGTNGAPPNGSNQNGSTQPDYGAPAGWHAPGWPPAPSQPGYQPPQPGYQPPQQQQGHWYPPPHPSGWQQPQPYPYQPYPHPGQPDPAEGAGQDRGSAPERTDRSNPPAHG; the protein is encoded by the coding sequence ATGAACCGCAAAAATGTGATCCGTACGCTGACCGTGATCGCGGTCGTGCTGTTGCTGGGCTGGTCGTTTTTCTATTTCAGCGACGACACCCGCGGCTACAAACCCGTCGACACCTCGGTGGCGGTGGCCCAGATCAATGCCGACAACGTCAACAGCGCCCAGATCGACGACCGCGAGCAACAGCTGCGACTCGACCTGAAGAGCGGCAAGGACGAGACCGAGAACAGCGACAAGGTCATCACGAAGTACCCGACCGGCTATGCGGTGAAGCTCGTCGACCAGCTCGATGCCAAGCACGTGAAGTTCGGCACCACCGTCAACCAGGGCAGCTTCCTCGGCTCGATGCTGATCTACATGCTGCCGTTGCTGCTGCTGGTCGGGCTGTTCGTGATGTTCTCCCGGATGCAGGGCGGCGGCCGGATGGGATTCGGCTTCGGCAAGTCGAAGGCCAAGCAGCTGGGCAAGGACATGCCCAAGACCACGTTCGCCGACGTTGCCGGCGTCGACGAGGCGGTCGAGGAGCTCTACGAGATCAAGGACTTCCTGCAGAACCCGAGCCGGTATCAGGCGCTGGGCGCCAAGATCCCCAAGGGCGTCCTGCTCTACGGCCCGCCCGGAACCGGCAAGACCCTGCTGGCCCGCGCCGTCGCCGGTGAGGCCGGGGTGCCGTTCTTCACGATCTCGGGTTCGGACTTCGTCGAGATGTTCGTCGGCGTCGGCGCCTCCCGCGTGCGTGACATGTTCGAGCAGGCCAAGGCGAACAGCCCGTGCATCATCTTCGTCGACGAGATCGACGCCGTGGGCCGCCAGCGCGGTGCCGGCATGGGCGGCGGTCACGACGAGCGCGAACAGACGCTGAATCAGTTGCTGGTCGAGATGGACGGCTTCGGCGACCGCCAGGGCGTCATCCTCATCGCGGCCACCAACCGGCCCGACATCCTCGACCCGGCCCTGCTGCGGCCCGGCCGCTTCGACCGCCAGATCCCGGTGTCCAATCCTGACCTGGCCGGCCGTCGCGCGGTGCTCAAGGTGCACTCGGCGGGCAAGCCCATCGCCCCCGACGCCGATCTGGACGGCCTGGCCAAGCGCACCGTCGGCATGTCCGGCGCAGATCTGGCCAACGTCATCAACGAGTCCGCGCTGCTGACCGCCCGCGAGAACGGCACCGTCATAACGGGTGCCGCGCTGGAAGAGGCCGTCGACCGCGTGGTGGGCGGCCCGCGTCGCAAGGGCCGCATCATCAGCGAGCAGGAAAAGAAGATCACCGCCTACCACGAGGGCGGCCACACCCTGGCTGCGTGGGCGATGCCCGACATCGAGCCGATCTACAAGGTGACCATCCTGGCCCGCGGGCGCACCGGCGGCCACGCCGTCGCGGTGCCCGAGGACGACAAGGGCCTGATGACCCGCTCGGAGATGATCGCCCGGCTGGTGTTCGCCATGGGTGGTCGCGCCGCCGAGGAGCTCGTCTTCCGCGAGCCCACCACGGGTGCGGTGTCCGACATCGAGCAGGCCACCAAGATCGCCCGCGCGATGGTCACCGAGTACGGCATGAGTACCAAGCTGGGGGCCGTGCGCTACGGCACCGAGCACGGTGATCCGTTCCTGGGCCGCACCATGGGCACCCAGGCCGACTTCGGCCACGAGGTGGCCCGGGACATCGATGACGAGGTCCGCAAGCTCATCGAGGCCGCCCACACCGAGGCGTGGGAGATCCTCACCGAGTACCGCGACGTGCTCGACACCCTGGCCGGTGAGCTCCTGGAGAAGGAGACGCTGCACCGCGTCGAGCTGGAGGCCATCTTCGGTGACGTGAAGAAGCGTCCCCGGTTGACCGTGTTCGACGACTTCGGTGGCCGCGTGCCGTCGGACAAGCCTCCGATCAAGACTCCGGGCGAGATCGCCATCGAACGCGGTGAGCCGTGGCCGCCGCCGGTGCCCGAGCCGGCGTTCAAGGCCGCCATCGCCGCCGCCAGCCGCGAGGCCGAGGCGGCGAACGAGACCAACGCTGCCGGGACCAACGGCGCCCCGCCGAACGGGTCGAACCAGAACGGCTCGACCCAGCCCGACTACGGCGCGCCGGCCGGCTGGCACGCCCCGGGATGGCCGCCCGCGCCGTCGCAGCCGGGATACCAGCCGCCGCAGCCGGGATACCAGCCGCCGCAGCAACAGCAGGGCCACTGGTACCCGCCGCCGCATCCGTCGGGATGGCAGCAGCCCCAGCCGTACCCGTACCAGCCCTATCCTCATCCAGGTCAACCCGATCCGGCCGAGGGGGCGGGCCAGGATCGGGGTTCTGCTCCTGAGCGGACCGACCGGTCCAACCCACCGGCCCACGGCTGA
- a CDS encoding alpha/beta fold hydrolase has translation MLTPTERLVDTNGVTLKVTEAGEHGNPVVVLAHGFPELAYSWRHQIPALAAAGYHVLAPDQRGYGGSSRPEGIDAYNIVELTADIAGLLDDVGAERAVLVGHDWGSPVATNFPLFYPERAAAVAALSVPPIPRASAPPTQIWRKIFGDNFFYILYFQEPGVADAALGADVRESMRRMIALEGFGGPPESMVDRPLPPLPDWITADEFEPYVQAFTETGFTGPLNWYRNFDRNWELTDPASGRTQAQTIDVPVLFLAGAADPVLSFTPRDRVRDVATGDYREVLLDGAGHWLQQERPDEVNTVLLEFLGGLK, from the coding sequence GTGCTCACACCGACCGAGCGGTTAGTCGATACCAATGGCGTGACGTTGAAGGTGACCGAGGCGGGTGAGCACGGAAATCCGGTGGTGGTGCTGGCCCACGGGTTCCCCGAGCTGGCCTATTCGTGGCGGCACCAGATCCCCGCGCTCGCGGCGGCCGGCTATCACGTCCTGGCCCCCGACCAGCGCGGTTACGGTGGCTCGTCGCGGCCCGAGGGCATCGATGCCTACAACATCGTGGAGTTGACCGCCGACATCGCGGGTCTGCTCGATGATGTCGGCGCCGAGCGGGCGGTGCTGGTCGGCCACGACTGGGGTTCGCCGGTGGCGACCAACTTCCCGTTGTTCTACCCGGAGCGGGCCGCGGCGGTGGCCGCGCTGAGCGTGCCGCCCATCCCCCGGGCCTCGGCGCCCCCGACGCAGATCTGGCGCAAGATCTTCGGCGACAACTTCTTCTACATCCTGTATTTCCAGGAACCCGGGGTGGCCGACGCCGCGCTGGGGGCCGACGTGCGCGAGTCGATGCGGCGGATGATCGCGTTGGAGGGCTTCGGCGGACCGCCCGAGAGCATGGTCGACCGCCCGCTGCCACCACTTCCGGACTGGATCACCGCTGACGAGTTCGAGCCCTACGTGCAGGCGTTCACCGAGACCGGGTTCACCGGGCCGCTGAACTGGTACCGCAACTTCGACCGGAACTGGGAGCTCACCGACCCGGCCTCAGGTCGAACACAGGCCCAGACCATCGACGTCCCGGTGCTGTTCCTGGCCGGGGCCGCCGACCCGGTGCTGAGCTTCACCCCCCGGGACCGGGTGCGGGACGTGGCCACCGGCGACTACCGCGAGGTGCTGCTCGACGGCGCCGGACACTGGTTGCAGCAGGAACGGCCCGACGAGGTGAACACAGTGCTGTTGGAATTCCTGGGAGGCCTCAAATGA
- the folP gene encoding dihydropteroate synthase, whose amino-acid sequence MGVVNVTDDSFSDGGKFIDRDRAVEHGLALAAAGAAIIDVGGESTRPGAVRVDAAVEAARVAPVIEALASQGITVSIDTMHADVAKVALDSGAQIVNDVSGGLADPNMAPLLAEANVPWILMHWRSVGAEQPHRAPGYGDVVAEVRAELLTAVDAAVAAGVTPERLIIDPGLGFAKTAQDNWALLHALPELVETGIPVLVGASRKRFLGALLAGPDGTVRPPDGRETATAVISMLAAQHGAWGVRVHDVVASVDALAVLEAWKSGGRVG is encoded by the coding sequence ATGGGAGTTGTGAACGTCACCGACGATTCCTTCTCCGACGGCGGCAAGTTCATCGACCGCGACCGCGCCGTCGAACACGGGTTGGCACTGGCCGCCGCGGGGGCCGCGATCATCGACGTGGGCGGGGAATCGACTCGCCCGGGTGCGGTGCGCGTCGACGCTGCGGTGGAGGCGGCCCGGGTCGCCCCGGTCATCGAAGCGCTTGCCTCCCAAGGCATCACGGTCAGCATCGACACCATGCACGCCGATGTCGCGAAGGTGGCCCTGGACAGCGGCGCGCAGATCGTCAACGACGTGTCCGGTGGTCTGGCAGACCCGAACATGGCGCCGCTGCTCGCTGAGGCGAACGTGCCCTGGATCCTGATGCACTGGCGTTCGGTCGGCGCCGAGCAACCGCACCGCGCTCCGGGTTACGGCGATGTGGTGGCCGAGGTCCGGGCTGAACTGCTGACAGCGGTCGACGCCGCGGTCGCTGCGGGCGTGACCCCGGAACGGCTGATCATCGATCCGGGACTGGGATTCGCCAAGACCGCGCAGGACAATTGGGCCCTTCTGCATGCGCTGCCCGAACTCGTCGAGACCGGGATCCCGGTCCTGGTCGGAGCGTCACGCAAGCGCTTTCTGGGTGCGTTGCTGGCCGGGCCGGATGGGACCGTGCGCCCACCGGACGGCCGGGAGACCGCCACCGCGGTGATCTCCATGCTCGCTGCCCAGCACGGAGCCTGGGGTGTTCGGGTCCACGATGTGGTGGCGTCGGTCGACGCGCTCGCCGTACTGGAAGCCTGGAAATCTGGAGGTCGGGTTGGCTGA
- a CDS encoding DUF3180 domain-containing protein has translation MGPTRKRDLAGAVAVVAIVGYMLVGGLYKWFPPLTIWTGLSLLAGAILEAGWAFYVRAKINDGQIGVGAGRLHPLTVARSVVVGKASAWVGAIVAGWWIGVLLYLLPRRGDLRVAGEDTPGAVVAAISALALIVAAVWLQHCCKSPGEPPDNGDAATE, from the coding sequence ATGGGCCCGACCCGAAAACGTGACCTGGCCGGCGCGGTGGCCGTCGTCGCCATCGTCGGCTACATGCTGGTCGGGGGGCTCTACAAGTGGTTCCCGCCGCTCACGATCTGGACCGGCCTCTCATTGCTGGCGGGCGCGATCCTCGAAGCGGGCTGGGCGTTCTATGTGCGGGCCAAGATCAACGACGGACAGATCGGGGTCGGTGCCGGCCGACTGCATCCGCTGACGGTGGCCCGGTCGGTCGTCGTCGGCAAGGCCTCGGCCTGGGTCGGCGCCATCGTGGCGGGCTGGTGGATCGGGGTGCTTCTGTACCTGCTGCCCCGGCGCGGCGATCTGAGGGTGGCCGGCGAGGACACTCCCGGCGCGGTGGTGGCTGCGATCAGTGCCCTGGCGTTGATCGTCGCGGCGGTGTGGTTACAGCATTGCTGCAAATCTCCCGGGGAACCGCCGGACAACGGTGATGCCGCGACCGAGTGA
- the folB gene encoding dihydroneopterin aldolase → MADRIELRGLRVRGNHGVFDHERRDGQEFVVDITAWVDLRRAAATDDLADTLDYGALAQRAADIVAGPPRNLIETVSAEIADAIMADERLHAVEVVVHKPSAPIPLTFDDVAVVARRSRRGTST, encoded by the coding sequence TTGGCTGATCGAATTGAGTTGCGCGGCTTACGGGTCCGTGGCAACCACGGCGTGTTCGACCACGAGCGCCGCGACGGCCAGGAGTTCGTCGTGGACATCACGGCATGGGTGGACCTACGCCGGGCGGCAGCCACCGACGATCTCGCCGACACTCTCGACTACGGCGCACTGGCCCAGCGGGCCGCAGACATCGTCGCGGGCCCGCCGCGGAATCTGATCGAGACGGTCTCGGCCGAGATCGCCGACGCCATCATGGCCGACGAGCGCCTGCACGCGGTCGAGGTTGTCGTGCACAAGCCGAGCGCCCCGATTCCGCTGACCTTCGATGATGTCGCGGTCGTGGCCCGGCGGTCCCGACGAGGGACCTCCACGTGA
- the folK gene encoding 2-amino-4-hydroxy-6-hydroxymethyldihydropteridine diphosphokinase yields the protein MTSTVLSIGSNIGDRLARLQSVVDGLGSAVRAVSPVFETDAWGGVEQSPFLNAVLIADDPGLDGHGWLRRGQELEQAADRVREQKWGPRTLDVDLVTCHDDDVEVQSRDDDLTLPHPLAHLRAFVLIPWLAVDPDATLTVVGRSRRVAHLLEEIDPAERTGVRRTDLTLTLRTEAAAD from the coding sequence GTGACCTCGACCGTCCTTTCGATCGGATCGAATATCGGCGACCGGCTGGCCCGGTTGCAGTCGGTGGTCGACGGCCTGGGCAGTGCGGTCCGGGCGGTGTCGCCGGTGTTCGAGACCGACGCCTGGGGCGGAGTCGAGCAGAGTCCGTTCCTGAACGCGGTACTGATCGCCGATGATCCAGGCCTCGACGGACACGGCTGGCTGCGACGCGGCCAGGAGTTGGAACAGGCCGCGGACCGGGTCCGGGAGCAGAAGTGGGGCCCGCGCACTCTCGACGTCGACCTGGTCACCTGCCACGACGACGATGTCGAGGTGCAGTCCCGTGATGACGACCTGACGTTGCCGCACCCGTTGGCGCACCTGCGGGCATTCGTGTTGATCCCCTGGTTGGCGGTGGATCCGGATGCCACGCTGACGGTCGTCGGCCGGTCTCGCCGGGTTGCGCACCTCCTGGAGGAGATCGACCCGGCCGAACGAACCGGGGTCAGGCGCACCGATCTGACGCTGACGTTGCGCACCGAAGCGGCGGCCGACTGA